The following are encoded in a window of Polycladomyces subterraneus genomic DNA:
- the dacB gene encoding D-alanyl-D-alanine carboxypeptidase/D-alanyl-D-alanine endopeptidase — MRTWRVRLDSLWEHWKSESGEKGAQIGCALFSLRREEMYGYRDEEWMIPASNNKLWTSAVALERLGAEYRWHTFLEWTEDRWLIVGGGDPVFGQRQAEELLTEIKRHGIQRMPGRIDWDDSAFPTRRWGTGWARDDLSEGYAAPVHALNMELNRIAWTADPGDPDPRLRLSPSYEGLSVQWRSRLSWTEEEESDVRVMRAERSNRFRIEGVLSRQDPQVTGAVWSPPHFFVERLRWFAKEQGLTVPETWTGRRRRKISGRMQSVGVDSPPLKACLPLVNADSENLVAEILLHSIGCESGGKDWVEQGIHIVEQTLRRWGLEPPAAYVDGSGLSMYNRSSPRQLCRLLRFMVDHPAFSVFVESLAVYGQTGTLKKRNPLPPPITVRAKTGTLTGVKTLSGYLFDGRTPVYVFSLMVNGVREERNVENLQDAFLRLLADHIRHERN; from the coding sequence ATGCGGACATGGCGCGTTCGACTCGACTCGTTGTGGGAGCATTGGAAGTCGGAATCAGGAGAGAAGGGGGCACAAATCGGGTGTGCCCTTTTTTCGCTCCGACGGGAGGAGATGTACGGTTATCGGGATGAAGAATGGATGATTCCCGCATCCAACAACAAACTGTGGACTTCCGCTGTTGCATTGGAGCGATTGGGAGCGGAGTATCGTTGGCATACGTTCCTGGAATGGACGGAAGATCGTTGGTTGATCGTGGGGGGCGGTGATCCCGTGTTCGGCCAGCGACAGGCGGAAGAGCTGTTGACGGAAATAAAAAGACACGGTATTCAGCGCATGCCCGGGCGTATCGACTGGGACGACAGCGCGTTCCCGACGCGGCGATGGGGTACCGGTTGGGCGCGGGATGATTTATCGGAAGGATATGCTGCCCCTGTCCACGCGCTCAATATGGAACTGAACCGGATTGCTTGGACTGCCGATCCGGGAGACCCCGATCCCCGTCTTCGGTTGTCACCGTCATATGAGGGACTTTCTGTACAATGGCGAAGCCGTTTGTCGTGGACCGAGGAGGAAGAATCAGATGTACGTGTGATGCGGGCCGAACGGTCCAACCGTTTTCGCATCGAGGGGGTGCTTTCCCGCCAAGATCCACAGGTGACGGGAGCGGTGTGGTCGCCTCCACACTTTTTTGTAGAGCGTTTGCGTTGGTTTGCAAAGGAACAAGGCCTGACCGTCCCGGAAACATGGACCGGACGCCGACGGCGGAAAATCAGTGGCCGAATGCAGAGTGTGGGTGTGGACTCTCCACCGCTGAAAGCGTGCTTGCCGTTGGTGAATGCCGACAGCGAAAACTTGGTGGCGGAGATTCTCCTGCATTCGATTGGGTGCGAATCGGGTGGGAAGGACTGGGTGGAGCAAGGTATTCACATCGTGGAACAAACGTTGCGACGGTGGGGATTGGAACCGCCCGCGGCATATGTAGACGGATCAGGTCTGTCCATGTACAATCGCAGTTCACCTCGCCAATTGTGCAGATTGCTACGCTTCATGGTCGATCATCCCGCATTCTCTGTTTTTGTGGAAAGTTTGGCGGTCTACGGACAAACTGGTACGTTGAAGAAACGGAATCCGCTCCCGCCGCCGATCACCGTTCGCGCCAAGACGGGTACCCTCACCGGAGTCAAAACGCTCTCAGGATACCTGTTTGACGGTCGGACACCTGTATACGTGTTTTCATTGATGGTGAACGGCGTGCGGGAAGAACGGAACGTGGAAAACCTGCAGGATGCGTTTTTACGTCTCCTCGCCGACCATATCCGTCATGAGAGGAATTGA
- a CDS encoding C40 family peptidase, whose protein sequence is MTIAYVRVPVANVWKDPDRPREMDSVVLERHPSVSNWLSLLDEEKDGRLGLVGRLETQLLLGEPVWVKEEIKGWAHVFIPGQPHHEEQRGYPGWVPAHHLAYHPDFHYAWESHPFAIVTALKTGLLIDGSQRTMEIGWLTRLPFVGEANGDVIVMTPSGIPGRVPAEHVYIGHTLPVTTVDRRIETARGFLGLPYLWGGTSVYGMDCSGFVYRVFEACGIRIPRDAHVQAVFGQRIERDSLEPGDLVFFAYEQGKGRIHHVGMYVGDDQFIHAPRTGLPVQVQSLSQDTPYAEEFCFGRRYNGSEFPASIPLMTDMVGEET, encoded by the coding sequence ATGACGATCGCCTATGTCCGTGTTCCGGTCGCCAACGTATGGAAAGATCCGGACCGACCGCGGGAAATGGATAGCGTAGTCCTGGAAAGGCATCCGAGTGTTTCCAACTGGTTGTCCCTACTGGATGAGGAGAAAGATGGGCGTTTGGGGCTGGTCGGTCGCTTGGAAACCCAACTACTGCTAGGAGAACCGGTATGGGTGAAGGAGGAAATCAAAGGCTGGGCGCACGTATTCATTCCCGGACAGCCGCATCACGAAGAACAACGAGGTTACCCAGGCTGGGTCCCCGCTCATCATCTGGCTTATCATCCGGATTTCCACTATGCGTGGGAGAGCCACCCATTTGCGATCGTAACCGCTCTGAAAACCGGACTGTTGATCGACGGCTCCCAGCGAACGATGGAAATCGGGTGGCTGACCCGCTTGCCCTTTGTCGGGGAAGCCAATGGTGACGTCATTGTGATGACCCCATCCGGCATACCGGGACGGGTTCCAGCAGAACACGTTTACATCGGTCACACACTACCGGTGACCACAGTGGATCGACGCATCGAAACGGCCCGCGGTTTTTTGGGCCTCCCTTATCTATGGGGCGGCACTTCCGTGTATGGGATGGACTGCTCGGGTTTCGTCTACCGAGTATTTGAAGCCTGTGGTATTCGCATTCCCCGCGATGCCCATGTTCAAGCCGTATTCGGCCAGCGCATCGAGCGAGACTCACTGGAACCGGGCGATCTGGTCTTTTTCGCTTACGAGCAGGGCAAAGGACGGATTCATCATGTGGGGATGTATGTGGGGGATGACCAATTCATCCACGCCCCGCGAACGGGATTGCCCGTTCAGGTCCAATCGCTCAGCCAAGACACCCCGTATGCGGAGGAATTTTGTTTTGGCCGGCGGTATAACGGCTCTGAGTTCCCGGCCTCAATTCCTCTCATGACGGATATGGTCGGCGAGGAGACGTAA
- a CDS encoding peptide ABC transporter substrate-binding protein — protein sequence MGRNGRLMLILVLVISLLAVGCQSGAVEGTGEKILKQNSASGEPSSLDPAKAFDEDSMDVVGSLFEGLMRLNAQHQPEPAVAEKVDVSPDGRTYTFHLRDTYWSNGEKVTAHDFEYAWKRVLNPQTASEAAFLLYFIENAEAYNTGKATADQVGVKATDDRTLVVKLKQPTPFFKQLTCYPVYSPVYKKGLEKNPNLYNDAAGYVSNGPFKMKTWKHDQKIEVVKNEHYRLADQVKLDGISWTMVTEQKTAYQMYQSGQLDMLSRKSVPSDILAELIKKSEAKVKPGSGLEFFRFNVTKPPFNNAKIRKAFALAVDRTAIVKQVVQGNELPAGAFVSPGTMSQQGDFRKTAPQFVPLTAQPAQAKQLLQEGMKEEGWKTLPPVTLLYNSNEKNKAVAEALQAMFKQNLGVDVQLQSQETKVFLSNQKAKNYQLSRSTFLPDYNDPYNYLESFQTDHPMNRTGWSNPQYDALLKKAFTEPDDTTRMEYLHQAEKILFDEMPIFPLYYYNQVNVQKDYVKNIIRHPVGPSDYRFTVLDK from the coding sequence ATGGGGCGTAATGGGAGACTAATGCTCATACTCGTACTCGTGATCAGTTTGTTAGCCGTCGGGTGTCAGAGTGGTGCGGTGGAAGGGACCGGAGAGAAAATTTTAAAGCAGAACAGTGCTTCGGGCGAACCCTCCTCGCTCGATCCGGCAAAAGCATTTGACGAAGACTCCATGGATGTGGTCGGTTCACTGTTTGAAGGGTTGATGCGGCTCAATGCCCAACATCAGCCGGAACCCGCCGTAGCCGAAAAAGTGGATGTATCGCCGGACGGACGGACGTATACGTTCCATCTGCGGGACACCTACTGGTCCAACGGGGAGAAAGTGACCGCCCACGATTTTGAATACGCGTGGAAACGGGTGCTCAATCCCCAGACCGCTTCGGAAGCTGCATTTTTGCTGTATTTCATCGAAAACGCCGAAGCATACAACACTGGAAAAGCAACAGCCGATCAAGTCGGGGTGAAAGCGACGGACGACCGTACATTGGTGGTCAAACTGAAGCAACCAACACCATTTTTCAAGCAGTTGACCTGTTATCCGGTATATTCACCCGTCTACAAAAAAGGGTTGGAAAAAAATCCGAACCTTTACAATGATGCAGCCGGCTATGTAAGTAACGGTCCGTTCAAAATGAAAACATGGAAACATGACCAGAAGATCGAAGTCGTGAAAAACGAACATTACCGTCTGGCGGATCAAGTGAAGCTGGATGGCATTTCGTGGACGATGGTCACCGAACAGAAAACGGCCTATCAAATGTATCAATCGGGTCAATTAGACATGTTGAGCCGGAAGTCGGTACCCTCTGACATCTTGGCTGAATTGATCAAAAAAAGTGAGGCCAAGGTCAAGCCAGGATCAGGTCTGGAGTTTTTCCGGTTCAATGTCACCAAACCGCCGTTCAACAATGCGAAGATCCGCAAAGCGTTCGCTCTGGCAGTGGATCGGACCGCGATCGTGAAACAAGTGGTTCAGGGGAATGAACTGCCAGCAGGTGCGTTCGTCTCACCGGGAACTATGTCCCAACAAGGTGATTTTCGCAAAACGGCACCGCAATTTGTACCGCTGACGGCCCAACCCGCACAAGCCAAACAATTATTGCAAGAGGGAATGAAGGAGGAAGGATGGAAAACACTGCCTCCCGTCACCCTGCTCTACAACAGCAACGAGAAAAACAAGGCCGTAGCGGAAGCGCTGCAGGCGATGTTCAAACAAAACCTGGGCGTAGATGTCCAGTTGCAAAGCCAAGAAACCAAAGTGTTTTTGTCCAACCAGAAGGCAAAAAATTACCAATTGTCCCGCTCCACCTTTTTGCCCGATTACAACGACCCGTACAACTATCTGGAAAGTTTCCAAACTGATCATCCGATGAACCGAACGGGTTGGAGCAACCCGCAATATGATGCCTTATTGAAAAAAGCTTTCACCGAACCGGACGACACCACACGGATGGAATACCTCCACCAGGCTGAAAAGATCCTGTTCGACGAAATGCCGATTTTCCCGTTGTACTACTACAATCAGGTAAACGTGCAAAAGGACTACGTGAAAAACATCATCCGCCATCCGGTCGGGCCAAGTGATTACCGGTTCACGGTGCTGGACAAATAA